The following proteins are encoded in a genomic region of Thiomicrospira sp. R3:
- a CDS encoding DUF2058 domain-containing protein — protein sequence MAGSLFDQLKKSGLVNEHKAKQIKREKYQQTKQPKSQKDLQSENDAAKLVAEAKRLKAEKDRQLNLERQQQQAERAKQAELKQILQSNQLKGFGGEIAFNFADDKQVKTLQVNATTHQRLGSGKIRIARLEGAYLLIPDTAVEKIELRDPSVLIPFADKDDSSSQQDQDYYAKFEIPDDLVW from the coding sequence ATGGCGGGATCGTTATTTGATCAGTTAAAAAAGTCCGGGTTGGTGAATGAGCATAAGGCCAAACAGATAAAAAGAGAGAAGTATCAGCAAACCAAACAACCGAAAAGTCAAAAAGACCTACAGTCAGAAAATGACGCCGCTAAGTTGGTCGCTGAAGCCAAACGTTTAAAGGCAGAAAAAGACCGTCAGCTAAATTTGGAGCGTCAACAGCAGCAAGCTGAGCGCGCTAAACAAGCTGAGTTAAAACAGATTTTGCAATCTAATCAGCTAAAAGGGTTTGGCGGTGAGATAGCTTTTAACTTTGCGGACGACAAACAGGTTAAAACCCTGCAAGTAAACGCCACGACCCATCAGCGTTTAGGGTCAGGTAAAATTCGTATCGCACGTTTAGAAGGTGCGTATTTACTGATACCCGATACAGCCGTTGAAAAAATCGAACTGCGTGACCCTAGCGTGCTGATTCCGTTTGCCGATAAAGACGATTCCAGCTCGCAACAAGACCAAGATTACTACGCCAAATTTGAAATCCCAGATGATTTGGTTTGGTAG